The genomic stretch TATAAGTAATGTTTATTTTGTAACTCAATAACCCATTATATACATTGTATAAATAGTCCATTACTCCATAGCAGGACTCTTTGATATATTAATACTTAAGAACTAAATTGGCTCATTAGTGTTGCCTCCTGCATAGTGATTATCATCAACTCCAATTTAATGTAACAgtattattatattcaattGTTAGGTATATATAATTCATCCAATCTATACATTGGTGTTTGTCTTCACTCTTTTATGATCCAATGTCCCATGAAAACTTTGTTTGCAGTGAGATCACCATAATTTGTGGGCCATACCCCCCACAGTGAAAATAGAAGATGAAGAAACTGAAAAAAGAAACAAGTACTTTTGTTTGATTTGGGACAACACTACCTTATTAGTTTATTGTCTCCCAAAGTAAGGACAAGGATGAGATTAATTGAcctttttcttgttccttcaTAGTTAAATAATAACCAAATATTAAAAAGTAACATAAATAGTACCTAGTAAAAGTAAATGTTATTTACATAGTAATTGCCAATATTACCTTACCTAGCTAGACCAAAGAACAATGTATAGCCTTCAATAATATGATGCTATTTCTTGCAATCTTTTGTGGTTGTAAAGTTAtcaacaaccacaatcacatgtcttcaatttatttgaatgcagttcaattgcatgtttttactAGCTACAACTTTCAGTTAATAATATTGGGCATTTATGTTCTTGTCAGAGTGGGGACCTTTAACATTCAAATTACTGTGTGAGAAATGAGAATACCATCCTTAATTAATAAACATGGTAAATAAATCAGTCatgaaataaattaaaggaataCACGCCTTTTTTTTCCTAATATTGagagtttaattttgttaatttatagtgtaaaataaaatattttatataattatctaattacattatttttaataacaTAACATTTATATAAATGAATGAATGTATAAACCACTCAATATCCAGAATATAGTAATGAGATTGAAACTTGAACATTGAGTCAAAGAAATAAAGATCTTAAGATAACAAACATTCTTGATTCTTTCATAGAAATTCAAGAGGTACATTGTgccataacttcctcatttcttTGAACAAATCTAGCTGAAAATTAAAACAAGTTAGGTGCAAGTTAACCAAAATATTACTCCTCAtgataattcattttttttgcaGCACAAagcaattattattttttaagttaaaactaaataaagaaTATTTTGGTTAACTTGCACCTTAATAGAATCAtaccaagaaaaaaaattcaaaactatACAACAGAAAGGAAATCAAATGAAAACTGCTAAGGCTTATTGGCCAACCGAAAATGGGAAGAAAATACTCAAGAACTTATCACTGTTGATTCTGTTATAAGGCCATACACAATATGTTAATGTTTTCAGTTCCAACAAGATCATTATTCTTATGCTGATTTTTGAACCAGAGAGACCCTCCATCATCATCAGAAGAGTTTTCAATTGATGTCTTGAGTGATGAATTAGTTCCTTCATAAACACTATTTGAACTGTTTGATGAATGGTTCTGCTGATCAGTGTGAATGAGCTTCCCAAACAACAAAATGTGTGGTGCTTTTGTTTCATTGGAACAAGACTCCTCCTTAATGAAACTCTGGCCAGGATTTCCCACACTCAACAAGCAAGATATCTCAAGATTGTTATTGTTCTTGGTGGTGGCAGAGTTGTTCTTGTTGTAGATTCCAAAACTAGGCCTATGAGGCTGTTGTGCTGCATGATCAAGCCTTGGAAATCCATCAAGAATGTGGAAATCTTGCGGAGCGAGCCCAAATTGATGGGCATGCCTGGCTCCCTGTATGCCTTGATGGTCTTGAATGGTGGAGAATGATGATGGAATTGGAATCTGGTTGATGAGTTGAAAATCTGGTTGGTCTTGTAGGAACCTTTGTTTCTTCCTTGGTGGTGAGAATGGAGAGAGATGAAAGTTTGGCACATTTGAGACTAGTTCAACTAACCAAGGATTCACACACTTCACATTTTGGAGTAGATCTGGTTCATCCCATACCACCTGAAATTCCCATCATAATTAACAACTTATTAATAATTCAAATTACTAGAAAAATCAAGAATTGTCAGCACAGTAATTTAACTGGTGATACTGTACTAGTACTGTTAACTCTAACCATAAAAAAAGATCCATTTATAGCAACACATGTTGTTGCATAAAAGTTCACAAAGCTCAATATGAAGTAACTATATTTAATAGGATGAAAGTAGAGATCTAAGAGTGAATGGGACCTGAAGAAGACGCCAAGGAGAATGAGGCCAATGAAGAGGATCTGAAAGCTGGACAGAAGAAATAGTCCCCATGAACCAACTGATTCTGGAAGAGTCTTCAGTCTCAAAGGGCATCTTGAATCTCATACCAGAACACCATTGAATCTGCATTGAAGCTCTCACTGAAGAAGCCTTCACACAAAACTCTGGTGAgcttcctcttggataatacaCCACCTCAAATGGCCTTCCATTCACAGCACAATTCACAGCCTCACCAACACAACATTCACCAACATTATTATTCGTAGTAATATTAGTATTTGTGGCGGTTCCAGCAGCAATGCCACCCTTCTTGGCCCTCCTAATCCCGACACAAAGGTCACCATTTTGGGCTCGGAGGAAAACAATGGAGTCACCGGCAACAAGCTTCTTGTGGTTAACGAAGTTGCTCCAACCAGTAGTCAAAAGGTGCCTCCTTGGCGTGCCTCTATAAATGTGTCTGAACTTCCAACACTGCCCATGCACGTCTTTTGCGATTATGGTCTGAACCGGAGGCTCTGCGGAGTAATCAAGCCTTGGGAAAATGGTTTCGGCGCAGTAACGAGGCACAGAGAAACCGCCGCCATTGTTGGCATCGGATTGTGTTAGAGTCTTTGCAAAAGAAGCAGGCTTTTCACCATTGTTGTCCAAGAAACTATTATGATTACTACTACAATGATGATCGTGTTCTTCTGGGTCTGAGAGGAGAGGGGTGAGGGTGATCTTGACATAGACCTCGTCGGTTTCAGGTTCTGCCATGTATTTGATGGCGGTGAGTGTGCAAGGGAAGAAGGGTGGAATGGGGGTTTTCATGGCAGGGGCAAAATGGGGTTTTCGACCATGGGCATGGGCTTGTTGGTGTTCAGCATGGCCTTGTGGGAAGTACAAGACTTTGGTGTTGAGAGGTGGCATTTGAACCATGGGGCCTGCACAGGCGTGCCACAGTTGAGAATCTAAGCATGTTTGTATTGGTGTTCTGGTTCTGTccatggaagaagaagaagaagaagaggagagaagagaATAGAAGAGAGTGAATAgtgtgttgttgttgttgttgttgtgtgtgtgagagagagagtatGTGAAGTGGAAGATAAatataaaaggaaaagtataagGAACCAAAAGCTTATCAgccaaaaactaaacaaaactatattaatttatattaataattaattaattttaaactttttaaatttaaaatttaaaaaattttaaattaattaactaaacctaattaaaacctataaaaacctTCCTCTTTTCTCTCACATTAACTTATCCACCTCCAacaatcacaaattcaaaaaatatataaaagaacatccatttaatatgaaaaagaaacattctgaTATTTAGTAGAagaaacatccatatatattaattcgtagagattttgaattcatcCAAAAATATTTGGCTGGGTTTTGGCTGATATGCTTTTGGTTCCCTAGCTTTACTCTAAAAGGAaagggaagagagagagagagactcaCGCGTTAAAGTGTCTCACTTGCCGACCAAAGACCAAATATATGTGACACTTTCATTCACATCAATGAGCAAATGCTGTTTCtacttattttttgttttagatAATTGCTTCAATGTGCTTTTTTTTTGGAAGATTAGggataaaatattatttcagTATATACTTGTATCataaatttatgaattttgttAGGCAAATAATGATTTTTGTGAACGACGTGAATAATAGACTATAAAATtggtttaataaaataaaaatacactatacttttaaattatccatttaaatcttaatattaagaTAACTATTCACACACCTACTGAATTGAACATCTGATATATctattgttcacattgtttagTATTTTCGTTGTTTACATATCTATATTTTTCCTAAATTTATTATGcatatttttaatatacaaaatcatcatatctttatttaattttatttatatatagttaaaatttgaataaaaataaattttagagtATACATTAAATATATTCAAGAATTATATAAGTTAAAAAGtaagaaaataattatttttatagtataaaagatgaatttttattttttatcaattatttttaatatctaaaataaaCTTGTCTAATAAAGGTATacacaaaaatttataatatatatataattcttttaaattaaaaatattgttttaCCTTAACAAATTTAAGAGCTAATAATtctaacaaaaagaaataaaaattgagATAATCTCACAAATTATTAAATACTTAGAACATAAAAAGTTCTACattgttatctttttttatcctttatattattcatgaggtcataaggcccaacaatatataatgacATCCAAAACTCAAAATGTATTATCCAATTATTTTATGGACTTACAAGAATATCAAATTTAGACATTTAACTTggtttttcaaagaaaaaaattaataattaataaaagcttatcataaaaaattctaacaaaaagtaagttaatataaagataaagagataaagaaactaatatagataattttttctttctacTTAAAACTGTTTTATGtatgtttttaaaataaaaaaaaattctatttttattattatctctataataatcaattattataaCTTTAGGGCATATTTGTTTCTGGAAATAGAAAAAGACAAGACACTGAAAATAAGACATAAAGGATAGAGACACCAAATTTTGTATTCTTGTATCCTATTTGGtaataaactagaacaaattataaaagtctaatttattctcttttttctttttattcaaACAATTTAAGAcgaaaattataataataaaaaatataattataaaaaattaacaagaataataaaaaaaatgaaaaataagttgTATCCTTTATTAGTGTCTGTGTGTTCTTCCTATTAAGATGGACATAAAATATAGTAATTCAGTGTCTCTAGACACATTGTTTCTGTCCATGTCTCTTCtatcaaacacaattttgtATTTCTGTATCCCTATTTTTATATCCTATCTTATAAACAAACACAGTCTAGATGTacacacttttttttctttgtgaTTTCCAAACTCACCCATTTTTTTGGCTCCATTTTACACTTGTTTATGGAAATATAATATTTTGCTTATTACGTCCCAACAAATGTTAACAAAGTAACAAACTAATTAACacataaaaacataataatttGATAGATGAGCAATGGTAGTTAGTCACATTTGCCTATCATTTTTTAAAGTATAAATAAATTCTGCGATTCACATAGCAAGGTCCTACCACGAAAGGATGCCACATGCAAAACCTATAATTTGGAACTTAAAAATATGGATACTGGCTCTACCATTTAATAATACAAACACTAATTAAATCAATTAATGAAACTTTCAGTGCGTGTGTTCAGAtcaatgaaataaataaaagtggaaaTTTGAAAgtgtaataataatattaatggGGTCAAAAGAGAAACAGCTCCTCCCGGGACACAAGTAGGGAGTAAATTAAATAGTACATGAACTAAATTAAGATTATTTTCGGAGAACAGAAGCGTCGAAGAATTTGTGTACTAAACTTTCTTTTTTGGGTGCATTGTATTATAAACCTTTAATATACCACTAAAGGTTAGATAGCAGCAATTAGTAGCTAGAAGCTAGTGATGATTACAgctaatattattaattattactaattgcacattaattaattaatatatctaaagttattaaaaaataagttttaattataaaaaatattttttttataaaaaaagtgaatttatttaatttgtattttatatcattaaaactaaaaaaaaattgagagtcaacaaattttaataattttaacaaataattaattaatataattattaaattatttttaataaataagttttattaatttatatatgtaaattttaataaatataagtataaattatattaactcatatatataaattttagtaaatattaatataaattatgtgttttatgtgtataaatttttatgaatttatatacaaaatattactaattaaatattaatttaaaataatcatatttattaattatgtagTATTgtggtttaaaaaaaaaaagataaatgtTATCGTGTCTAAAAAGTAatgtttatttattaaaaaatagttaaaaattaatatttaatttaaaaaatataaaaataaattatttttaaaaatttaaaacttaccataaaaaataaattaaacaaaaattagacCATAATTGATAGATATCGTAGAATTGgtctaaaaaaaatatcttttatataAAACATTTTTATTGTAATAATCTTAAAAATCCTAGAAATAATGAGGGTTTATGGTGATGCATAGCATAGTGCTGAAATCAAggcaaaagaaaagagatggGATATTAAGCATAGTAAACACTAAAATTTAATGGTGGCCGGTCTGCCCGAGGCTCTAACTCTTTGTTTCCCAGAGGCATAAGATGAGGAAAACCACTTAATTATCTTAAGAATAGTCAACACCATTGCTATTGGTTCTTGCGCGTATGGATAACCTCCCTACATTATTTTAGTGCAACCCTAGATTTTACTCCTATCATCATACTTTTTTAGCATCTAAgcgttttataataaaatttgtttaaagacttatatttaaaagtttattaaaaatgatataaaaataatgctTAAATATTTTacagtaataaaaattaattgaaagttaaaatatttaatttataatctgTTGAAAACAATTTATTAACACTTTATTTGGAtgtagaaaagaaaataaaaagaaaaaaaataagaagaaagaaaataaaatgaaagaaaataaaagataaagtagaattatttatatgttgtttggataaataaaaaatagattaaaaaaatacagaaaaaatttttttgtttagtgaaaagaaaagtaaaaagaaaaaaatcataatagtataaaattatattaatatccttatcataaaataaagtataaatatttttctttatttatatttttatttacttttattattattatatgtttaattatttttattaaataattaatataatatttttgtaatatgGTACATGGTGAGGTCTTCTTTCATTTTTATATGGCTTAAGAGTGTAGATCAAGAGAAAAAATTTAAGTGgagttaaatttattatttgagtGGGGggtaaacatttttttttcgaTACACTACATAAAAGTGTAAGAAAATTCAATGGGTGCACTTGCCTCCCCCTTTTAATTTAAAGGAAAAGTATATGAACCAACTCTAAATTagtcaaaaataaaagaatttaattaattataaatataataattaattttatttatttatgatttaaaatattgattaataaatattttactatATTTAAATTAGGAAGAGATACGTTCAATATCATTGCAATGTGAATTACAGAAATTGATTTAATTAGCTTCCGTCTCTTCACCCTCTTTCCTTCTCCAAATacctaaaacatgataaatCAGAAAATAGATTCAGAACCATccaatttacaaaaaaaaaatcctaatacTTAGCATAAGCACCATctacataaaaattttgaatttatccaaaaaaatttaactgATTTTTTGCTAAAACCATCTTAATTCCTAACATTATTGGTAAAGGAAAATACCCTCCCACCTTTGAATGTAAATCCGTCTCCACACACATTATTCTATTATAAACTCTATGCAATACATTACAAAACATTTCCATgaaatcatatatatttttctgTTGTTTGagttcatgagttgtaatgttGGATAAGGCTACTTGGGTGGCAAAATAACTTTTAACGCGcgcccaattttatttttttcgcaaTTGCATTTCTATAAGGAAACAAATTGAACCCTAGACCATTATAAATTAACAAAAGAATTTGAAGTTGTAAAtacaattaataatttattggtTATAATCGAAGAAAAACTGATCTGAGCAAACATGTTGAGAATTTTGATGAActgaaaaaaagaaattaaagatgaaaaataAGATTGAGAGAGAAAGTGACTTTTtctcatttttaaaaaattatcgaGTAGTGAAATACTGAACTTTCAGTTAGGTTATTacactttatatattttttttataattaattacatcCACATATTAAATAACTAACAAGTTAATTTCTATTCTAATTGTTGTATGCTGAAATGACTAACTAATTGTAATTAAGCCTAGACATATTGTTAATGAAAAATAATCTAAGTGATATCCTCCTGCAAgctaaaattatataaatctAACAATTATAACTTAAAATTAGCAGAAAATAGACTCGTGGCAAAACTTTAGTAAGAAAATCAATTGGTTGGTCTTTGGAGCGAATCACTATAAGATGAATGAGATCAGATAAGTATTTTTCACGAACAATGTGGCAGTCTAATTCAATGTGACAGTCCACTTCAATGTGTTTgattctttcatggaagatgaAATTATTGGTAATGTGAATGACTGATTGCTTGTTACGAAATAGAATAGAATAGAATAGAGTGATGTATGATTTGAAGTGGCATGCCAATGAAATCCATTAAGTAAGACAACCATCTTGCTTCATAGGTAGCAATAACAAGAGACCTATCTGTAAAAGATTTGGCAATAGTGGTTTACTTCTTGCTCTACTAGCTCACTAGAGAATTCTCAAGTATGAAGCAATAACCTGAAACGAATCGGCGAGTATCAGCGCAGGTAGCCCAATCAGCGTCGGCAAAGTCAATGAGATGCAAATTAGAAGTATATGAGAATAATAGACCAATTACAGGTCTGCTTTTCAAGTATCAAAGCACACAAAAAGCTTCTTGTAGGTGAGAGGTGGATGCATAGTCCAAAAACTGGTTTAAACATCCCATAGCATAAGAGATTTCAAGTCTTGTGTTTGCGAGGTAGAAGAGTTGTCCGATGAGTTGCCTGAAAGTACTGTTGTCTGGTAAAATGGTTTCTAATTCTTTCAAGaattttttactataatcaAATGAGTGGAGATAGACTTGCAATCTAGATAACTCAAAATCCTTGAGAAGGTCCATGTCATACTTCCTCTGACAAATGTGAATTCTGAAGTTAGGACGCGCTACTTCCATTTTCAAGAAGTACTTAAgatcatcaaaattttttattttaaatttgtcatTCAAAATTTGCTTGATTGAATCAATTTCGCCAATGTCATTCATGGTTAAAACCAAATCATCCACATATACTAGAATATGAGTGAAATCCTTCGATTTTCTCTTGATGAAGAGATGATGATCATAAAAAACTGCTAATAATCAGCATCAGCAAAAGTCTAAGTGAGTTTAATGTTCTATCACTTGCTAATTTGCTTAAGTCCATAGAGAGACTTTTACAATTTGCATACCAAACCTAGTTGTGGCACATTCAAATCGGGTGGTCTCCTCATATAAACTTTCTTATCCAAATCTCCATGAAAGAAGACAATACTGACATTCAACTATTTTAAATTCCATTTTTTTCGCTACTAAGGCCAACATTACTTATAGAGTAGTCATTTTGACAATCGGACTAAAAGTATCATCATAATTCACTTCCAATACTTGAATAAATCCTTTTGCAACTAGCCTGAATTTATGCATCTCTATGGTACCATTCGAATTAAAATTTACCTGAAAAATTCACTTGTAACCCACAACCTTCTTGTCTTTTGAGAGTTCAGTGAGATACCAAGTTTTGTTCTAATCTAGACATGCCAATTTAGCTTGTGTTAGTTTTTTCCAATATTCATGCACAATCGCTTCTTTATAGGTTCTAGGTTCTGGATTTGAAGTGATGGCTAGAGAAAGGAACTTCTATTTTAGGATTAATTTATGATATGATAAGTACTGTGATATAGGATACAATGTACTAGAATTGACAGAGTTGCTAAAGTGCGCTTTGTGGGTTATCATATAATGGTAGTACTTCAAATAGACATGCAATCTTTtgattttttcaatttttgataCTGTAATCATGTATGATACGACTGTTTTGTAATGCAGGTATAATGTTAATGTATGGTGTACTAATAGGTGCAATGGTGTATAAAAAAAGTAGTGAATGCATTGAGTTTGAGAAATATTCATTTGAATATGTAAATT from Arachis stenosperma cultivar V10309 chromosome 9, arast.V10309.gnm1.PFL2, whole genome shotgun sequence encodes the following:
- the LOC130951105 gene encoding auxin response factor 16-like, which encodes MDRTRTPIQTCLDSQLWHACAGPMVQMPPLNTKVLYFPQGHAEHQQAHAHGRKPHFAPAMKTPIPPFFPCTLTAIKYMAEPETDEVYVKITLTPLLSDPEEHDHHCSSNHNSFLDNNGEKPASFAKTLTQSDANNGGGFSVPRYCAETIFPRLDYSAEPPVQTIIAKDVHGQCWKFRHIYRGTPRRHLLTTGWSNFVNHKKLVAGDSIVFLRAQNGDLCVGIRRAKKGGIAAGTATNTNITTNNNVGECCVGEAVNCAVNGRPFEVVYYPRGSSPEFCVKASSVRASMQIQWCSGMRFKMPFETEDSSRISWFMGTISSVQLSDPLHWPHSPWRLLQVVWDEPDLLQNVKCVNPWLVELVSNVPNFHLSPFSPPRKKQRFLQDQPDFQLINQIPIPSSFSTIQDHQGIQGARHAHQFGLAPQDFHILDGFPRLDHAAQQPHRPSFGIYNKNNSATTKNNNNLEISCLLSVGNPGQSFIKEESCSNETKAPHILLFGKLIHTDQQNHSSNSSNSVYEGTNSSLKTSIENSSDDDGGSLWFKNQHKNNDLVGTENINILCMAL